The proteins below are encoded in one region of Thermococcus sp. 21S7:
- the porA gene encoding pyruvate synthase subunit PorA: MPIKKVMKANEAAAWAAKLAKPKVIAAFPITPSTLVPEKISEFVADGELDAEFIKVESEHSAISACVGASAAGVRTFTATASQGLALMHEILFIAAGMRLPIVIAVGNRSLSAPINIWNDWQDTISERDTGWLQFYAENNQEALDLILIAYKVAENEKVLLPAMVGFDAFILTHTVEPVEIPDQELVDEFLGEYEPKHAYLDPAKPITQGALGFPAHYMEARYTVWEANENAKDVIDEAFAEFEKKFGRKYQKIEEYRTEDAEIIFVTMGSLAGTVKEYVDSLREKGLKVGAAKITVYRPFPVEEVRELAKKAKVLALLEKNVTFSVGGALFQDFSRALINESEKPKIVDFILGLGGRDVTFKDLDEALAIAQKALNGEAVDEVNWIGLRKEIL, translated from the coding sequence ATGCCGATTAAGAAGGTTATGAAGGCCAACGAGGCTGCCGCCTGGGCGGCCAAGCTCGCCAAGCCGAAGGTCATAGCGGCGTTTCCGATTACCCCGTCAACGCTCGTTCCAGAGAAGATAAGCGAGTTCGTCGCCGACGGAGAACTCGACGCCGAGTTCATTAAGGTCGAAAGCGAGCACTCCGCTATTTCGGCCTGTGTCGGTGCTTCAGCGGCCGGCGTTAGAACCTTCACCGCGACCGCTTCCCAGGGTCTCGCCCTCATGCACGAGATACTCTTCATCGCCGCCGGAATGCGCCTCCCGATAGTCATCGCCGTTGGAAACCGCTCCCTGAGCGCTCCCATCAACATCTGGAACGACTGGCAGGACACCATCAGCGAGCGCGACACCGGCTGGCTCCAGTTCTACGCCGAGAACAACCAGGAGGCTCTCGACCTCATTCTGATAGCCTACAAGGTCGCCGAGAACGAGAAGGTTCTCCTTCCGGCCATGGTTGGATTCGACGCCTTCATTCTGACCCACACCGTCGAGCCGGTTGAGATACCCGACCAGGAGCTCGTTGACGAGTTCCTCGGCGAGTACGAACCGAAGCACGCGTACCTTGACCCTGCCAAGCCGATAACCCAGGGTGCCCTCGGATTCCCGGCCCACTACATGGAAGCCAGGTACACGGTCTGGGAGGCCAACGAGAACGCCAAGGATGTCATAGACGAGGCATTCGCCGAGTTCGAAAAGAAGTTCGGCAGAAAGTACCAGAAGATAGAGGAGTACAGAACAGAGGATGCGGAGATCATCTTCGTCACCATGGGCTCGCTCGCAGGCACCGTGAAGGAGTACGTCGACAGCCTCCGCGAGAAGGGCCTCAAGGTCGGAGCCGCGAAGATAACCGTTTACAGGCCGTTCCCGGTTGAGGAGGTTCGCGAGCTGGCGAAGAAGGCGAAGGTTCTCGCACTGCTTGAGAAGAACGTCACCTTCAGCGTCGGCGGAGCCCTCTTCCAGGACTTCAGCAGGGCGCTCATCAACGAGAGCGAGAAGCCGAAGATAGTTGACTTCATCCTCGGCCTCGGAGGCAGGGACGTCACATTCAAGGACCTCGACGAGGCCCTCGCGATTGCCCAGAAGGCCCTCAACGGAGAGGCCGTTGATGAGGTCAACTGGATCGGCCTGAGGAAGGAGATACTGTGA
- a CDS encoding inorganic phosphate transporter, protein MDGLALAAIAVAFYIAWNIGSNDSANAMGTAVGAGILSFRQATLTIAIFVLMGAYLKGYKVMKTVGEGIVPAGFLTMEMAVIALLAAGVWVTVATVKGLPVSTTQAIVGGVIGVGLAASAPVNWYTLVKIASAWVLSPILSGLLAIILFRFYSWVISRIKSVSTIETLYKALAVLGGSYMAFNFGTNEVANASGPLVGAGFMEPKVAGIFGAIALSIGALTFSYAVMHTVGKRITALGPVSAFAAQFGSAIAVSLANFFGLPVSSSQSIVGGVVGVGLLAGEGVERSVIRDIIFGWVATPLTAIVISLVIFKAFSLAGML, encoded by the coding sequence ATGGACGGTCTGGCCCTGGCGGCGATTGCAGTGGCGTTCTACATAGCGTGGAACATAGGCTCCAACGATTCGGCCAACGCCATGGGCACCGCCGTCGGCGCCGGGATACTCAGCTTTCGTCAGGCCACGCTCACGATAGCGATATTCGTCCTCATGGGCGCTTACCTGAAGGGCTACAAGGTCATGAAGACGGTCGGGGAGGGGATAGTCCCTGCCGGCTTTTTGACGATGGAGATGGCGGTCATAGCCCTCCTGGCCGCGGGCGTCTGGGTGACGGTAGCAACGGTTAAGGGGCTTCCCGTTTCCACGACCCAGGCGATAGTGGGCGGTGTCATCGGGGTTGGCCTCGCGGCGAGCGCGCCCGTCAACTGGTACACGCTCGTTAAGATAGCCTCTGCCTGGGTTCTTTCGCCGATACTCTCGGGTTTGCTGGCGATAATCCTTTTCCGGTTCTATTCATGGGTTATCTCCAGAATCAAAAGCGTCTCGACGATTGAAACCCTCTACAAGGCCCTCGCCGTACTCGGGGGCTCGTACATGGCCTTCAACTTCGGAACGAACGAGGTGGCCAACGCCTCCGGCCCCCTCGTCGGTGCGGGCTTCATGGAGCCCAAGGTTGCCGGAATCTTCGGGGCGATAGCGCTTTCAATCGGCGCCCTCACCTTCAGCTATGCGGTTATGCACACCGTCGGGAAGAGGATAACCGCCCTCGGCCCGGTTTCGGCCTTTGCGGCCCAGTTTGGCTCTGCCATAGCCGTCAGCCTGGCGAACTTCTTCGGCCTCCCCGTGAGCTCAAGCCAGTCCATAGTCGGCGGCGTCGTTGGCGTTGGCCTTCTCGCTGGGGAGGGCGTTGAGAGGTCGGTCATCAGGGACATAATCTTCGGCTGGGTCGCCACGCCGCTGACGGCCATAGTCATTTCCCTTGTGATATTCAAGGCTTTCTCCCTCGCTGGAATGCTCTAG
- a CDS encoding pyruvate/ketoisovalerate ferredoxin oxidoreductase subunit gamma, whose protein sequence is MIEIRFHGRGGQGAVTAANILASAAFLEGKYVQAFPFFGVERRGAPVTAFTRIDEKPIRIKTQIYEPDIVVVLDPSLLDTVDVTAGLKDDGIVIVNTEKSKDEVLAKLKKKPAKLALVDATTIALDVLGLPITNTAILGAVSKATGVVTLEHVQKAIQEVFSGALGEKNAKAAEEAFNKTVLYEL, encoded by the coding sequence ATGATAGAGATTCGTTTTCACGGTAGGGGTGGACAGGGCGCAGTTACCGCTGCCAACATACTAGCCTCAGCTGCTTTCCTTGAGGGCAAATACGTCCAGGCGTTCCCGTTCTTCGGTGTTGAGAGGCGTGGAGCGCCGGTTACGGCATTCACCAGGATCGACGAGAAGCCGATAAGGATAAAGACCCAGATTTACGAGCCCGACATCGTCGTCGTTCTCGACCCGAGCCTTCTCGACACCGTTGACGTCACCGCGGGTCTCAAGGACGACGGCATAGTCATCGTCAACACCGAGAAGAGCAAGGATGAGGTTCTCGCCAAGCTCAAGAAGAAGCCGGCGAAGCTCGCACTGGTCGATGCCACCACCATAGCCCTCGACGTTCTTGGCCTTCCGATCACCAACACCGCAATCCTCGGTGCGGTGTCAAAGGCCACAGGCGTCGTTACCCTTGAGCACGTCCAGAAGGCTATCCAGGAAGTCTTCTCAGGAGCCCTTGGCGAGAAGAACGCCAAGGCCGCAGAGGAAGCCTTCAACAAGACCGTCCTTTACGAACTCTGA
- the hflX gene encoding GTPase HflX produces the protein MRVIGVIRKSRRDKISREEFEELLKSAGYEVVAILEQNREEHPKYNIGKGKLEELKELVRELGPDRVIFANKLTPSQAYNLWKELRVEIMDRWQLVLEIFERRAHSKEAKLQVELASLQYEVPLVKEAIRRIKLGDRAGFKGMGEYQTRQYLKHIRYRMGRIRKELEKVKADREVKRKRREEVGFILLALAGYTNAGKSTLLNTLAGEEIEARDQMFTTLDTTTRRFKLGGKRVLVTDTVGFIDGLPPFIVEAFHSTLEEIVKADIILLVLDVSEPWGEIRRKFLASLDVLRELKTLDRPMIVVLNKIDLTTEEDVRDKGERIREIIEERGVNVSRVAAISAKLGQLDELYGALEEAILTLPKYGAFEITVSEPEKVPGVMALINAIGEVLSVEYGEETRIEAYIQTGMIKELTRLGVGIRRLSVENE, from the coding sequence ATGAGGGTGATAGGTGTTATACGGAAATCGCGGCGGGATAAGATAAGCCGCGAGGAGTTCGAGGAGCTTTTGAAAAGCGCGGGCTACGAGGTAGTGGCGATTCTGGAGCAGAACAGGGAGGAACATCCCAAATACAACATCGGAAAGGGCAAACTGGAGGAGCTGAAGGAGCTCGTGAGGGAGCTCGGACCGGACAGGGTGATATTCGCCAACAAGCTCACGCCGAGCCAGGCATACAACCTCTGGAAGGAGCTCAGGGTTGAAATCATGGACAGATGGCAGCTCGTCCTGGAGATATTCGAGAGGCGGGCGCATTCCAAGGAGGCCAAACTCCAGGTTGAACTCGCCTCGCTCCAGTACGAGGTTCCCCTAGTGAAGGAAGCCATAAGGAGAATAAAGCTCGGAGACAGGGCAGGTTTCAAGGGAATGGGTGAATACCAGACCCGACAGTACCTAAAGCACATCAGGTACCGCATGGGGAGGATCAGAAAGGAGCTGGAGAAGGTCAAGGCAGACAGAGAGGTGAAGAGGAAGCGCCGCGAGGAGGTCGGCTTCATACTCCTGGCTCTGGCAGGCTACACGAACGCCGGAAAATCAACGCTCCTCAACACCCTGGCCGGGGAGGAGATAGAGGCCAGAGACCAGATGTTCACGACGCTCGATACAACCACGCGGCGCTTCAAGCTAGGTGGAAAGAGGGTTCTCGTCACGGATACGGTCGGCTTCATAGACGGCCTTCCGCCCTTCATAGTCGAAGCATTCCACTCGACGCTTGAGGAGATAGTGAAGGCGGACATAATACTCCTCGTCCTCGACGTCAGCGAGCCCTGGGGGGAGATACGGAGGAAGTTCCTGGCCTCACTCGACGTTCTCAGGGAGCTGAAGACCCTCGACAGGCCGATGATAGTCGTGCTCAACAAGATAGACCTGACCACCGAGGAGGACGTGAGGGACAAGGGCGAGAGGATAAGGGAGATAATCGAGGAGCGCGGGGTAAACGTCTCCCGAGTTGCGGCGATATCGGCCAAGCTCGGTCAACTGGACGAGCTTTACGGCGCCCTTGAGGAGGCCATACTTACACTGCCCAAGTACGGTGCCTTCGAGATAACCGTGAGTGAGCCCGAGAAGGTGCCGGGGGTTATGGCCCTGATAAACGCCATCGGCGAGGTTCTATCGGTTGAATACGGCGAGGAAACGCGTATAGAGGCCTACATCCAGACGGGGATGATAAAGGAACTCACCAGGCTCGGGGTCGGGATAAGAAGACTCTCCGTGGAGAACGAGTGA
- the tfe gene encoding transcription factor E, with protein MARRKNKELLELALDMGGEEAVEVIKALEKKKESTDEELAEITGIRVNTVRKVLYMLYDQGLAEFKRIRDKETGWYYYYWHLETKRLPEIIRSKKMAELKKLREMLDEETSEIYYHCGTPGHPKLTFDEAMEYEFQCPICGQMLMQYDNTAVVEELRRRIEELEIELGLRKKPRKKKSN; from the coding sequence GTGGCGAGGAGGAAAAACAAGGAGCTCCTTGAGCTTGCACTGGACATGGGCGGTGAAGAGGCCGTTGAGGTAATTAAGGCTCTCGAAAAGAAGAAGGAATCCACCGACGAGGAGCTCGCCGAGATAACCGGCATCAGAGTTAACACCGTTAGAAAAGTCCTCTACATGCTCTACGACCAGGGACTGGCCGAGTTTAAGCGCATAAGGGACAAAGAAACCGGCTGGTATTACTACTACTGGCACCTTGAGACCAAGCGCCTCCCAGAGATAATCCGCTCCAAAAAAATGGCGGAGCTCAAGAAGCTCAGGGAGATGCTTGATGAGGAGACCAGTGAGATATACTACCACTGCGGCACACCGGGTCATCCAAAGCTGACCTTCGACGAAGCCATGGAGTACGAGTTCCAGTGCCCGATATGCGGGCAGATGCTCATGCAGTACGACAACACCGCCGTCGTTGAGGAGCTCCGGAGGCGCATAGAGGAGCTTGAGATAGAGCTCGGCCTCAGGAAGAAGCCCAGGAAAAAGAAGTCCAACTGA
- a CDS encoding 3-methyl-2-oxobutanoate dehydrogenase subunit delta gives MNTLFGEKKEGATKIVLKSVDEYPEAPVTLGTTLINFTGDWRTFIPVVDDSKCVKCYICWKFCPEPAIFIREDGYVGVDYDYCKGCGICANECPTKAITMEKEEK, from the coding sequence GTGAACACGTTGTTTGGTGAAAAGAAGGAAGGGGCAACCAAAATCGTCCTCAAATCTGTGGACGAGTATCCGGAAGCCCCTGTAACTTTGGGAACGACCCTCATCAACTTCACCGGCGACTGGAGGACTTTCATACCGGTCGTTGACGACAGCAAGTGCGTCAAGTGCTACATCTGCTGGAAGTTCTGTCCCGAGCCGGCCATATTCATCCGCGAGGACGGCTACGTCGGCGTGGACTATGACTACTGTAAGGGTTGCGGAATCTGTGCGAACGAATGCCCGACCAAGGCCATAACAATGGAGAAGGAGGAGAAGTGA
- a CDS encoding DUF2110 family protein gives MREVVILEKVYGDRSGFLKLDKKLKALLGDLEVEWKLSAVKKNWIKVSLNGEDEEISANLVREEFGEVPYKLSAIKEGGTYRGRFIDLGRVGYGAYVDIGIFTPRPKDALLPLYYLKETFGEMPVRQMIRDFGWVDNLPVEVTVSNVEFGAREVELAFSEKQLKRIKGWTSDGHDKLFIAGTVSENVEKALIKTGHGRDVKRIEELGLMETLLILKKGTQAPGIIKEIGPHLRGTLIGAIKFRE, from the coding sequence ATGAGGGAAGTAGTTATTCTTGAGAAGGTTTACGGAGATAGGAGTGGTTTTCTCAAGCTTGATAAGAAGCTGAAGGCCCTCCTTGGGGATTTGGAAGTCGAATGGAAGCTTTCGGCGGTCAAGAAGAACTGGATTAAAGTTTCTCTGAACGGGGAAGACGAGGAGATAAGCGCAAACCTCGTCCGCGAGGAATTCGGCGAGGTTCCCTACAAGCTGAGCGCGATTAAAGAGGGTGGGACATACCGCGGTCGGTTCATCGACCTCGGCAGGGTCGGCTACGGGGCCTACGTGGACATCGGAATCTTCACCCCCCGGCCCAAGGACGCGCTTCTCCCCCTGTACTACCTCAAAGAGACCTTCGGCGAAATGCCCGTGAGGCAGATGATACGGGACTTCGGATGGGTTGACAACCTTCCGGTTGAGGTCACCGTGTCCAATGTGGAATTCGGTGCCAGGGAGGTGGAGCTGGCCTTCAGCGAGAAACAGCTGAAGCGCATAAAGGGCTGGACAAGCGACGGCCACGACAAGCTCTTCATAGCCGGCACCGTGAGCGAGAACGTTGAGAAGGCCCTCATCAAAACGGGCCACGGAAGGGACGTGAAGCGCATAGAGGAACTGGGCCTCATGGAGACCCTGTTGATACTCAAGAAGGGAACCCAGGCCCCCGGAATCATAAAGGAAATCGGTCCCCATCTCAGGGGAACCCTCATCGGTGCGATCAAGTTCCGGGAGTGA
- the porD gene encoding pyruvate synthase subunit PorD — translation MAETPFKAEIERVQKEYSEKMTPGAVVYLPGSSVVNKTGSWRVFMPEFNRDKCVRCYLCYIYCPEPAIYLDEENYPVFDYDYCKGCGICANECPTKAITMVRETK, via the coding sequence ATGGCCGAGACCCCGTTTAAGGCCGAGATTGAGAGGGTTCAGAAGGAGTATAGCGAAAAAATGACCCCCGGAGCGGTCGTCTACCTGCCGGGGAGCAGCGTTGTGAACAAGACGGGTTCCTGGCGTGTTTTCATGCCGGAATTCAACAGGGACAAGTGCGTTAGGTGCTACCTCTGCTACATCTACTGCCCAGAGCCGGCTATCTACCTCGACGAGGAGAACTACCCGGTCTTCGACTACGACTACTGTAAGGGTTGCGGAATCTGTGCGAACGAATGCCCGACCAAGGCCATAACAATGGTTAGGGAGACCAAGTGA
- the porA gene encoding pyruvate ferredoxin oxidoreductase yields the protein MAEYKPIRKVVSGNYAAAYAAKHARVDVVAAYPITPQTSIIEKIAEFIANGEVENLEYVAVESEHSAMAACIGASAAGARTFTATSAQGLALMHEMLHWASGARLPVVMVDVNRAMAPPWSVWDDQTDSLAQRDTGWMQFYAENNQEVYDGVLMAFKIAETVNLPAMIIESAFILSHTYDVVEMIPQELVDEFLPPRKPLYDLTDFEKPFSVGALGTPADYYEFRYKIQKAMEEAKKVIHEVGKEFGERFGRDYSQMIELYRTDDADFVFMGMGSLMGTVKQAVDVLREEGYKVGAAKVRWFRPFPKEELYELAKSVDGIAVLDRNYSFGQEGILFNEAKGSLYNTDAKPLIKNYIVGLGGRDFTVADVRKIAENMKAIIEKGELDVEVDWYHLKR from the coding sequence ATGGCGGAGTACAAGCCCATTAGGAAGGTTGTGAGCGGCAACTACGCCGCCGCCTACGCCGCCAAGCACGCCCGCGTCGATGTCGTGGCAGCTTACCCGATCACTCCACAGACGAGCATCATCGAGAAGATAGCCGAGTTCATAGCCAACGGCGAGGTTGAGAACCTTGAGTACGTCGCCGTTGAGAGCGAGCACTCCGCTATGGCCGCATGTATCGGAGCGAGCGCGGCAGGAGCGAGGACCTTCACAGCCACATCCGCTCAAGGTCTGGCCCTGATGCACGAGATGCTCCACTGGGCCAGCGGCGCTAGGCTTCCGGTGGTCATGGTCGACGTCAACCGTGCCATGGCGCCCCCCTGGAGCGTCTGGGACGACCAGACCGACAGCCTGGCCCAGAGGGACACCGGATGGATGCAGTTCTACGCCGAGAACAACCAGGAGGTTTACGACGGCGTTCTCATGGCATTCAAGATAGCCGAGACCGTCAACCTGCCCGCCATGATCATCGAGAGCGCCTTCATACTGAGCCACACCTACGACGTCGTCGAGATGATCCCGCAGGAGCTGGTTGACGAGTTCCTTCCGCCGAGGAAGCCGCTCTACGACCTCACCGACTTCGAGAAGCCCTTCTCCGTCGGTGCACTTGGAACTCCTGCCGACTACTACGAGTTCCGCTACAAGATACAGAAGGCCATGGAGGAGGCCAAGAAGGTCATCCACGAGGTCGGAAAGGAGTTCGGCGAGCGCTTTGGAAGGGACTACAGCCAGATGATAGAGCTTTACAGGACCGACGACGCTGACTTCGTCTTCATGGGCATGGGTTCACTCATGGGAACCGTCAAGCAGGCGGTCGATGTCCTCCGCGAGGAGGGCTACAAGGTCGGCGCTGCGAAGGTGCGCTGGTTCAGGCCCTTCCCGAAGGAGGAGCTCTACGAGCTGGCAAAGAGCGTTGACGGCATAGCCGTCCTCGACAGGAACTACTCCTTCGGTCAGGAGGGAATACTCTTCAACGAGGCCAAGGGCTCGCTCTACAACACCGACGCAAAGCCGCTCATCAAGAACTACATAGTCGGCCTCGGAGGCAGGGACTTCACGGTCGCCGACGTCAGGAAGATAGCCGAGAACATGAAGGCAATCATCGAGAAGGGAGAGCTTGATGTAGAGGTGGACTGGTACCACCTTAAGAGGTGA
- a CDS encoding 3-methyl-2-oxobutanoate dehydrogenase subunit beta codes for MEIPENVKKRLSIPAEEHFYAGHTACQGCGASLGLRYVLKAYGRKTIFAIPACCSTIIAGPWPYTAFEANLFHTAFETTGAVIGGIEAALKARGFKVKGEDGIMVVGWAGDGGTADIGLQALSGFLERGHDAVYIMYDNEAYMNTGIQRSGSTPYGAWTTNTPGGKKHFLERRHKKKVIDIVIAHEIPYAATASIAFPEDFMRKLKKAQKTPGPSFIQLFAPCPTGWRSPTDKSIELAKLAVQTAYFPLFEYENGKYKINMPSTKKEPKPLADFLKLQGRFKYMTQEDIDVLQQWVLHEWEKLKKLAEVFG; via the coding sequence ATGGAGATTCCCGAGAACGTTAAGAAAAGGTTGAGCATCCCGGCCGAGGAGCACTTTTACGCTGGCCACACCGCCTGCCAGGGCTGTGGCGCTTCCCTCGGACTTCGCTACGTCCTTAAGGCTTACGGAAGGAAAACCATCTTCGCCATCCCGGCGTGCTGTTCAACCATCATCGCCGGCCCCTGGCCGTACACGGCCTTCGAGGCCAACCTGTTCCACACCGCCTTTGAGACCACCGGTGCGGTCATAGGCGGTATCGAGGCGGCCCTCAAGGCGAGGGGCTTTAAGGTCAAGGGCGAGGATGGAATAATGGTCGTCGGCTGGGCCGGTGACGGTGGTACGGCGGACATAGGTCTCCAGGCACTGTCGGGCTTCCTTGAGAGGGGCCACGACGCGGTCTACATAATGTACGACAACGAGGCCTACATGAACACCGGAATCCAGAGGTCGGGTTCCACCCCCTACGGAGCCTGGACCACCAACACCCCGGGCGGAAAGAAGCACTTCCTGGAGAGGAGGCACAAGAAGAAGGTCATAGACATCGTCATCGCCCACGAGATACCCTACGCAGCGACGGCGAGCATTGCCTTCCCGGAGGACTTCATGAGGAAGCTCAAGAAGGCCCAGAAGACACCGGGACCGAGCTTCATCCAGCTCTTCGCACCGTGCCCGACCGGCTGGCGCTCACCGACAGACAAGAGCATCGAGCTTGCAAAGCTCGCAGTCCAGACCGCATACTTCCCGCTCTTCGAGTACGAGAACGGAAAGTACAAAATCAACATGCCCAGCACCAAGAAGGAGCCGAAGCCGCTCGCCGACTTCCTCAAGCTCCAGGGCAGGTTTAAGTACATGACCCAGGAGGACATCGACGTCCTTCAGCAGTGGGTCCTCCACGAGTGGGAGAAGCTCAAGAAGCTCGCCGAGGTCTTCGGCTGA
- a CDS encoding Mrp/NBP35 family ATP-binding protein, which yields MTIKAPTLNIGGLGADPLTQRINEKQEKWTYKIAVLSGKGGVGKSTVAVNLAAALAKKGYFVGILDADIHGPNVAKMLGVDRAEVLAEKLEDGRFEMIPPMNDFLGQTTPIKVMSMGFLVPEDQPIIWRGALVTKAIKQLLGDVKWGSLDFMIVDFPPGTGDEILTVTQTLKLDAAVVVTTPQEVALLDTGKAVNMMKKMEVPYVAVVENMSYLICPHCGNEIDLFGKGGGRKLAEKEGVDFLGEIPIDLKAREASDAGIPIVLYEDTVAAKSFMEIVDRLVERLGKIKGEQEASDEPQTR from the coding sequence ATGACCATCAAAGCTCCCACGCTCAACATAGGTGGACTGGGCGCTGATCCCCTCACCCAGAGAATAAACGAAAAGCAGGAGAAGTGGACGTATAAGATAGCCGTCCTGAGCGGTAAGGGCGGCGTCGGAAAGAGCACCGTTGCCGTCAACCTGGCGGCGGCACTGGCCAAGAAGGGCTACTTCGTTGGAATACTCGACGCGGACATACACGGGCCGAACGTTGCCAAGATGCTCGGCGTCGACAGGGCGGAGGTTCTGGCCGAAAAGCTCGAAGACGGCAGGTTCGAGATGATACCGCCGATGAACGACTTCCTCGGCCAGACGACCCCGATCAAGGTCATGAGCATGGGCTTCCTCGTCCCAGAGGATCAGCCGATAATCTGGCGCGGCGCTCTGGTCACGAAAGCCATCAAGCAGCTCCTCGGTGACGTCAAGTGGGGTTCGCTGGACTTCATGATAGTCGACTTCCCGCCCGGAACCGGCGACGAGATACTGACCGTCACCCAGACCCTCAAGCTCGATGCGGCGGTTGTAGTAACCACGCCCCAGGAGGTAGCGCTCCTCGACACGGGTAAGGCAGTCAACATGATGAAGAAGATGGAAGTGCCCTACGTTGCGGTCGTCGAGAACATGAGCTACCTCATCTGCCCGCACTGCGGCAACGAGATAGACCTCTTCGGAAAGGGCGGAGGCCGGAAGCTTGCGGAGAAGGAGGGCGTCGACTTCCTCGGCGAGATTCCGATAGACCTTAAGGCCAGGGAGGCGAGCGATGCGGGCATACCGATAGTTCTATACGAGGACACCGTTGCTGCCAAGTCATTTATGGAAATCGTGGACAGGCTCGTGGAGAGGCTCGGAAAGATAAAGGGTGAACAGGAAGCCTCGGACGAGCCCCAGACCCGCTGA
- the porB gene encoding pyruvate synthase subunit PorB — translation MAVRKPPVTTREYWAPGHAACAGCGCATALRLATKAFSEAMEEKYGDPDAFAVAQATGCMEVVSAVFPYTAWKAPWIHVAFENAAAAASGVEAAWKKLGRKGKILAIGGDGGTADIGMQALSGMLERWHNVVYLMYDNEAYMNTGIQRSSSTPYGAWTTTSPPGKYSIGEDKPKKWVALIAAAHQVPYVATASIGNPFDFIRKMKIAAKVDGPAFVQVQCTCPTGWKSPLEKGVEIAKLAIETGVWPLFEIENGDLWNIKIQAPGGGAKVKREGGRVVAIEFKKPIEEYLKLQGRFKHLFKQPEAIDTLREQIKAMWKVLGVEVTLPKPEE, via the coding sequence ATGGCCGTTAGAAAACCCCCCGTTACCACTCGCGAGTACTGGGCACCCGGTCACGCCGCCTGTGCCGGCTGTGGCTGTGCCACCGCTCTCAGGCTTGCAACCAAGGCCTTCAGTGAGGCCATGGAAGAGAAGTACGGCGACCCCGATGCCTTCGCCGTAGCCCAGGCCACCGGATGTATGGAGGTCGTTTCAGCCGTCTTCCCGTACACCGCCTGGAAGGCCCCGTGGATCCACGTCGCATTCGAGAACGCGGCCGCTGCTGCAAGCGGTGTTGAGGCCGCCTGGAAGAAGCTCGGAAGGAAGGGCAAGATTCTCGCCATAGGCGGTGACGGTGGTACCGCCGACATCGGTATGCAGGCCCTCAGCGGTATGCTTGAGCGCTGGCACAACGTCGTTTACCTCATGTACGACAACGAGGCCTACATGAACACAGGAATCCAGAGGTCAAGCTCCACCCCGTACGGTGCCTGGACCACCACCAGCCCGCCGGGCAAGTACTCCATCGGTGAGGACAAGCCCAAGAAGTGGGTCGCCCTCATCGCCGCAGCCCACCAGGTTCCGTACGTCGCAACCGCCAGCATAGGCAACCCGTTCGACTTCATCAGAAAGATGAAGATCGCCGCGAAGGTTGACGGCCCTGCCTTCGTCCAGGTCCAGTGTACCTGCCCGACCGGATGGAAGAGCCCGCTTGAGAAGGGCGTCGAGATAGCCAAGCTTGCCATCGAGACCGGCGTCTGGCCGCTCTTTGAGATCGAGAACGGCGACCTTTGGAACATCAAGATACAGGCTCCGGGAGGAGGCGCCAAGGTCAAGCGCGAGGGCGGTCGCGTAGTCGCCATCGAGTTCAAGAAGCCCATCGAGGAGTACCTCAAGCTCCAGGGCAGGTTCAAGCACCTCTTCAAGCAGCCAGAGGCGATAGACACCCTCCGCGAGCAGATAAAAGCCATGTGGAAGGTCCTCGGCGTCGAGGTCACCCTCCCGAAGCCGGAGGAGTGA